The Canis lupus dingo isolate Sandy chromosome 4, ASM325472v2, whole genome shotgun sequence genome contains a region encoding:
- the MBL2 gene encoding mannose-binding protein C isoform X1: MGRGARETSGQHAEDPARRRNKSRQLDRFRTMFLSSSLPVLLLCMMTAASADKEALSEAQRTCPVVTCALPGRDGRDGLKGEKGEPGQGLRGLQGPPGKVGPPGNTGAPGAPGLKGHKGDRGDSSVAETRLASLEREIRSLKSELVHIKNLQTFSLGKKTGKKLYVSNGEKMSFSKVKALCAELQATVATPKSAEENKAIQDVAKEEAFLGITDKVTEGHFMYVTGGSLVYSNWRKNEPNNHGSGEDCVILLQDGFWNDISCESSFLAVCELPA; encoded by the exons ATGGGACGCGGAGCCAGGGAGACATCTGGGCAGCATGCAGAGGATCCTGCCAGGAGAAGGAACAAGAGCAGACAGCTGGACAG GTTCAGGACCATGTTCTTGTCTTCGTCACTTCCTGTCCTTCTTCTGTGTATGATGACAGCGGCCAGCGCAGATAAAGAAGCCttgagtgaggcccagaggacaTGCCCGGTGGTGACCTGTGCCCTCCCGGGCAGAGATGGGCGAGATGGACTCAAGGGAGAAAAGGGCGAACCAG GGCAAGGGCTCAGAGGCTTGCAGGGCCCTCCAGGGAAAGTGGGACCTCCGGGAAACacaggggctcccggggctccaggactAAAGGGCCACAAAGGAGACCGTGGAGACAGTTCAG TTGCTGAGACCAGGCTGGCTAGCCTAGAGAGGGAGATAAGGAGCCTGAAATCAGAACTGGTCCACATCAAAAACT TGCAAACCTTCTCCTTGGgcaaaaagactggaaagaagcTCTACGTGAGCAACGGCGAAAAGATGTCTTTTTCTAAAGTGAAGGCTCTGTGTGCCGAGCTCCAGGCCACTGTGGCCACCCCTAAGAGTGCTGAGGAGAACAAAGCCATCCAAGATGTGGCCAAGGAAGAGGCCTTCCTGGGCATCACGGACAAGGTGACCGAAGGCCACTTCATGTATGTGACCGGAGGGAGCCTGGTCTACAGCAACTGGAGGAAGAATGAGCCAAACAACCACGGCTCGGGGGAGGACTGTGTGATCCTCCTCCAGGATGGGTTCTGGAATGACATCTCCTGCGAGTCCTCCTTCCTGGCCGTCTGTGAACTCCCAGCCTGA
- the LOC112651729 gene encoding pulmonary surfactant-associated protein A, which translates to MVLPASPLWPEGRDPQGFCCLGGVTGTEAMWLRCLALALTLLMVSGIENNTKDVCVGNPGIPGTPGSHGLPGRDGRDGVKGDPGPPGPMGPPGGMPGHPGPNGMTGAPGVAGERGEKGEPGERGPPGLPASLDEELQTTLHDLRHQILQTMGVLSLHESLLVVGRKVFSSNGRSINFNDIQELCAGAGGQIAAPMSPEENEAVASIVKKYNTYAYLGLVESPDSGDFQYMDGAPVNYTNWYPGEPRGRGKEQCVEMYTDGQWNNKNCLQYRLAICEF; encoded by the exons ATGGTGCTGCCGGCCTCTCCCCTCTGGCCTGAAGGCAGAGATCCACAAGGGTTCTGTTGTCTGG GAGGAGTCACTGGGACGGAAGCCATGTGGCTGCGCTGTTTGGCCCTCGCCCTCACCTTGCTGATGGTTTCTGGCATCGAGAACAATACGAAGGACGTCTGTGTTGGAAACCCTGGCATCCCTGGCACTCCTGGGTCCCATGGCTTGCCAGGCAGAGATGGGAGAGATGGAGTCAAAGGAGACCCTGGGCCTCCAG GCCCCATGGGCCCCCCTGGAGGAATGCCAGGCCACCCTGGGCCTAATGGGATGACTGGAGCCCCTGGTGTTGCTGGAGAgcgtggagaaaagggagagcCTGGCGAGAGGGGCCCCCCAG GACTTCCAGCTTCTTTAGATGAAGAGCTCCAAACCACACTCCACGACCTCAGACATCAAATCCTGCAGACCATGGGAG TCCTCAGCTTGCACGAGTCCCTGCTGGTGGTGGGAAGGAAGGTCTTCTCCAGCAATGGGCGGTCCATTAATTTCAACGACATTCAAGAGTTATGTGCCGGGGCAGGCGGCCAAATTGCTGCCCCGATGAGCCCAGAAGAGAATGAAGCCGTTGCAAGCATTGTGAAGAAGTATAACACTTACGCCTACCTGGGCCTGGTGGAGAGCCCCGACTCTGGAGACTTCCAGTACATGGATGGGGCCCCTGTGAATTACACCAACTGGTACCCCGGGGAGCCCAGAGGTCGGGGCAAAGAGCAGTGTGTGGAGATGTACACAGATGGGCAGTGGAATAACAAAAACTGCCTGCAGTACCGACTGGCCATCTGTGAGTTTTGA
- the MBL2 gene encoding mannose-binding protein C isoform X2 has translation MFLSSSLPVLLLCMMTAASADKEALSEAQRTCPVVTCALPGRDGRDGLKGEKGEPGQGLRGLQGPPGKVGPPGNTGAPGAPGLKGHKGDRGDSSVAETRLASLEREIRSLKSELVHIKNLQTFSLGKKTGKKLYVSNGEKMSFSKVKALCAELQATVATPKSAEENKAIQDVAKEEAFLGITDKVTEGHFMYVTGGSLVYSNWRKNEPNNHGSGEDCVILLQDGFWNDISCESSFLAVCELPA, from the exons ATGTTCTTGTCTTCGTCACTTCCTGTCCTTCTTCTGTGTATGATGACAGCGGCCAGCGCAGATAAAGAAGCCttgagtgaggcccagaggacaTGCCCGGTGGTGACCTGTGCCCTCCCGGGCAGAGATGGGCGAGATGGACTCAAGGGAGAAAAGGGCGAACCAG GGCAAGGGCTCAGAGGCTTGCAGGGCCCTCCAGGGAAAGTGGGACCTCCGGGAAACacaggggctcccggggctccaggactAAAGGGCCACAAAGGAGACCGTGGAGACAGTTCAG TTGCTGAGACCAGGCTGGCTAGCCTAGAGAGGGAGATAAGGAGCCTGAAATCAGAACTGGTCCACATCAAAAACT TGCAAACCTTCTCCTTGGgcaaaaagactggaaagaagcTCTACGTGAGCAACGGCGAAAAGATGTCTTTTTCTAAAGTGAAGGCTCTGTGTGCCGAGCTCCAGGCCACTGTGGCCACCCCTAAGAGTGCTGAGGAGAACAAAGCCATCCAAGATGTGGCCAAGGAAGAGGCCTTCCTGGGCATCACGGACAAGGTGACCGAAGGCCACTTCATGTATGTGACCGGAGGGAGCCTGGTCTACAGCAACTGGAGGAAGAATGAGCCAAACAACCACGGCTCGGGGGAGGACTGTGTGATCCTCCTCCAGGATGGGTTCTGGAATGACATCTCCTGCGAGTCCTCCTTCCTGGCCGTCTGTGAACTCCCAGCCTGA
- the SFTPD gene encoding pulmonary surfactant-associated protein D — translation MLLLPLSVLILLTQPLRPLGAEVKTYSQRTAANTCTLVMCNPVENGLPGRDGRDGREGPRGEKGDPGSPGAVGRAGMPGPAGPVGPKGDNGSAGEPGLKGDSGPSGPPGPRGMPGPAGREGPAGKQGDVGPQGPPGPQGEAGPKGEVGMPGKQGSAGMTGPTGVKGETGAPGERGAPGVAGEAGPAGAMGPPGPPGAKGSPGLKGDRGAPGDRGAKGESGLPDITALRQQVEALQQQVQNLQNALSQYRKVDLFPDGRGIGKKIFKAAGVEKSFQEAQQLCTQAGGQVASPRSAAENEALQQLVAVQNKAAFLSMTDARKEGTFTYPSGEPLVYTNWAPGEPNDNGGSEDCVEIFTNGKWNDKVCGEQRLVVCEF, via the exons atgcttctcctccctctctccgtGCTGATCCTGCTCACACAACCCCTGAGGCCACTGGGAGCAGAAGTGAAGACCTATTCCCAGAGAACAGCAGCCAACACCTGCACCCTGGTCATGTGTAACCCCGTGGAGAATGGCCTGCCTGGTCGCGATGGACGGGATGGGAGAGAGGGCCCCCGGGGCGAGAAGGGAGATCCAG GTTCGccaggagcagtggggagagcaGGGATGCCTGGACCAGCTGGCCCAGTTGGGCCCAAAGGAGACAATGGCTCTGCTGGAGAGCCTGGACTGAAGGGAGACTCTGGACCATCCG GACCTCCAGGACCTCGAGGTATGCCTGGTCCAGCTGGCAGAGAGGGCCCAGCTGGGAAGCAAGGGGATGTAGGACCTCAAGGCCCACCAGGTCCACAAGGAGAGGCTGGGCCCAAAG GAGAAGTGGGTATGCCTGGCAAGCAGGGGTCTGCAGGGATGACAGGCCCCACAGGTGTTAAAGGAGAGACAGGTGCCCCTGGTGAGCGTGGAGCCCCTGGAGTTGCTGGGGAAGCAG GACCTGCTGGAGCCATGGGCCCGCCGGGACCTCCAGGTGCCAAAGGGTCCCCTGGACTGAAGGGGGACAGAGGTGCTCCTGGGgacagaggagcaaagggagagagcgGGCTTCCGG ACATCACTGCTCTGAGGCAGCAGGTGGAGGCCTTACAGCAACAGGTACAAAACCTCCAGAATGCCTTGTCTCAGTATAGGAAAG TGGACCTCTTCCCCGACGGCCGGGGTATCGGGAAGAAGATCTTCAAGGCGGCGGGCGTGGAAAAGAGTTTCCAAGAGGCACAGCAGCTGTGTACGCAGGCGGGGGGACAGGTGGCCTCCCCGCGCTCGGCCGCCGAGAACGAGGCCCTGCAGCAGCTGGTCGCCGTGCAGAACAAGGCTGCTTTCCTGAGCATGACGGACGCCAGGAAGGAGGGCACGTTCACCTACCCCTCAGGGGAGCCCCTGGTCTACACCAACTGGGCCCCGGGGGAGCCCAATGACAACGGCGGCTCGGAGGACTGCGTGGAGATCTTTACCAACGGCAAGTGGAACGACAAGGTCTGCGGGGAGCAGCGCCTGGTGGTCTGCGAGTTCTGA